The following DNA comes from Candidatus Palauibacter soopunensis.
GCTGGCGAGCGACGCGATGTTCACGATGAAGCCGTCGCCGCTCGCGCTCAGGTGCGGGAGCGCGGCCCGCGAGCAGTAGAAGACGCCGCCGAGGTTCACGTCGATCTGGAGCCGCCACTCCTCAACGCTCATCTCCCGCAGCGGTTTGAAGATCCCGAGTCCGGCGTTGTTCACGAGGATGTCGAGCCACCCGAAACGGGCCACGGTCTCCTCGACCATGCGCTCGCAGGCGCCCGCGTCCGCCACGTCGCACACGATGCCCAGCGCCCGGTCGCCGAGTTCCGCCTCGGCCGCCCGCACGTCCGCCTCGGTCCGTGCGCAGATGGCGACCGATCCGCCCGCCGCGAGCAAGTGCTCCGCGACCGCGCGCCCGATCCCCTTCGTCCCGCCCGTCACGAGCGCGACTTTCCCCGTCATGTTCGACGTTCCCATTCCACCCCTCTCGTTGCCCCTTTCACGTTCGATTCGAGACGCTCTCCCGGGTCCTCAAATCGGGAGCCAGTAGGCGATCTTGAGCAGGAAGACGTGTTGCCCTCGCGCGCGCAGGCTGTCGACGAGACGGCCGGGGTCCACGAGTTCGCCCGAGGTCCGCATGTCGGAGCGGTCCTGCTGCCAGACGAGGAAGAGCGTGCTGCCCGGCTGCCATTCCCAGCGCAGGACGACGTTGCTGCGCAGCGAGAGGATGTTGAAGTCTCCGTCGGGGAGCGTAAACGAGCGGCCGCCCTCGGTCACGTCCCACGACCCGTCCTGCTGGCGATCGATCCTCGATCCCTCTTCGCCGTACAGGAGCAGGTGCCGCTGGCCGGGTTCGAGGAGTTCGCCCAGCCCGTGGCGGCGTCCGCTCGCCGCGAACGGCTCGAAATAGGCCTCGAGCGTGAGGTCCGGGCCGAAGGCGTAGGCGCCGCGGAGGCGGAGGGAGAGGGTGCTGCGGTCGATGGCGGAGAAGATGTAGCGCCGGTCGAAGGTGGCCCGCCGGCCGCCGGCCAGCGTCGTGAGGTACTGGCGCGACTCCGTTTCGCGCCGGTAGCCGGGTTCGACCTCGAGTTGCAGCGCGGACCCCGGGCGGAGCGTGAGCGAGCCGCCCATGTCGTACGCCCACCCGCCGATCTCGTCCCGCCCGTAGGACCCCCTGAGCCGGAAGCCGGTCCGGAAGGAGCGGTCGGTGGCGACCGCAAGGCCGGCCTGCCAGCGCGCGAGCGTCTCCATGAGGGGGCCGCCGCGCGTGAGGTGGTCGCTGAGCGCGCGCGGGTGGTATCCGCCCTCGAGCGTCGTGCGCAGGTAGTTGTGCCAGGTCGCGGTGGCCCGGGCCCCGAGCGTCGTCTCGGTGCGCACGCCATCGAAGTTCCATGAACTCGCCGAGGTGAGGCCGACCTGCCAGGCGCGGGCGAACGCGGTCGGGATCGTCTCGCGGATCGCGATGTCGGCTTCGGCCGTGAGCCGGTCCGCGTTGAACATCTGTCCCACGTCGTTGATCTCGAAGCCGGGCGAGGTGGCTTCGCCCCGCACGCGCCACAGCCAGCGCCGGCCGCCCACTTTCTGCATCCCGAGGGCCGCCGCATACCCGGAGAGCGCGGAGCGCGACGGGTCCAGCCGGGCGGTCTCGCGGTCGGGACGCTGGAAGAAGCGCGCGCTCGAGCGCTGCACCCGCAGGATCGCCTCGGAGTTGCCGCTGAGGTGCGAGAACCCCGCGTGCCCCGTGAGTTCGTACTCGCCCCCGCCGAAGCGCAGGTTCCAGTCCGTGCCTCCTGCGTAGGCGCGCCACGGGAGGAGCGCGGCGAGTTCGGGACGGCCCTCGCGGCTGAGCGTGGTCCCCGTGAAGCCGAGCGTGGAACCCTCCTCCCCGAACTCCTGCTCCAGTCTCGCGACCGCGAAGGCGCTCAGAGGGGCGACCGGGACGGCGCTCTCCACCGGGGCCGTCCCGGTCCCTCCGTGCGTGAAGTCGAACGCCCGGGCATCCTCGCGACCCGTGACGGCGAAGAGCGCGCCCACGGAGGTCCCGCCCGGGAGCCGGCCCGTGACCTTCCCCGCCCCGAGAATCGTGGTCTGATCGGGCGCGACGACGCTGTCGGCCTCCGCCCGTCCCGCGGGGGGAGCCCCGATGCGGCGCGAGTAGAAGTAGCG
Coding sequences within:
- a CDS encoding SDR family oxidoreductase — encoded protein: MGTSNMTGKVALVTGGTKGIGRAVAEHLLAAGGSVAICARTEADVRAAEAELGDRALGIVCDVADAGACERMVEETVARFGWLDILVNNAGLGIFKPLREMSVEEWRLQIDVNLGGVFYCSRAALPHLSASGDGFIVNIASLASRHAFHGGTGYNASKYGLLGLTEAMLLDVRYDDVRVSIVMPGSVDTYFNGREQVPERTWRLHVDDCAAAVVQLLSYPKEAHVSRVELRPSQPPRKA
- a CDS encoding DUF5916 domain-containing protein — encoded protein: MTDLPLSLRTVALAAGLVAGLALSDRDVRAQGLGPADRQQLRATRDTDGTLQLDGRLDDAVWARAEFATTFWQREPDEGEPATRRTEVAFAFDDDALWIAGRMYTDDPDGIQAYRTRRDQNTGSERLLVSLDPYLNRRTAVSFGVNAAGSRTDWYHPEDNVTNRDYTWDPVWSARVQRDSLGWTAEMRMPFSQLRFNGEESAWGVNINRYMPDIQENLLWELVVRSEPGWASRLGDLTGLEGVRGSRGIEFLPYVAGDLRTPTGGPMAGVVTRSESRVGADFKVGLGSSLTLDAAVNPDFGQVEADPAVVNLTAFEEVFEERRPFFTEGRQLMEGLGPRYFYSRRIGAPPAGRAEADSVVAPDQTTILGAGKVTGRLPGGTSVGALFAVTGREDARAFDFTHGGTGTAPVESAVPVAPLSAFAVARLEQEFGEEGSTLGFTGTTLSREGRPELAALLPWRAYAGGTDWNLRFGGGEYELTGHAGFSHLSGNSEAILRVQRSSARFFQRPDRETARLDPSRSALSGYAAALGMQKVGGRRWLWRVRGEATSPGFEINDVGQMFNADRLTAEADIAIRETIPTAFARAWQVGLTSASSWNFDGVRTETTLGARATATWHNYLRTTLEGGYHPRALSDHLTRGGPLMETLARWQAGLAVATDRSFRTGFRLRGSYGRDEIGGWAYDMGGSLTLRPGSALQLEVEPGYRRETESRQYLTTLAGGRRATFDRRYIFSAIDRSTLSLRLRGAYAFGPDLTLEAYFEPFAASGRRHGLGELLEPGQRHLLLYGEEGSRIDRQQDGSWDVTEGGRSFTLPDGDFNILSLRSNVVLRWEWQPGSTLFLVWQQDRSDMRTSGELVDPGRLVDSLRARGQHVFLLKIAYWLPI